A stretch of Petrotoga mexicana DSM 14811 DNA encodes these proteins:
- a CDS encoding ArgK/MeaB family GTPase: MQWEEKYEQLLPKFKAQNKTALAKMISLLEDNYLQTWEIISRLHSDIQPKNSYVIGVTGSPGVGKSSFISRLVSFYSNKGQNIGIILIDPSSPFSGGAFLGDRVRMFDLTNSSNVYIRSIASRGAMGGVCNSIYDIIDVMKAFGFDTIIIETVGTGQSEIDIFYACDTTLLILSPDSGDEIQIYKAGIMEIADCYIVNKIDLPNSKRFLMYLENYLDSRNEGDKKVFGVSSTENKGFEKVYQWLETSRKHFQIHNSKENLRKKSRVKNYLFHLIENFLEGYSLENQDADSLKKDVIAFICEEEGNNGAQN, translated from the coding sequence TTGCAATGGGAAGAAAAGTATGAACAATTACTTCCAAAATTTAAAGCCCAAAATAAAACCGCTCTCGCAAAGATGATATCTTTATTAGAAGACAATTATTTACAAACCTGGGAAATTATTTCTCGATTACATTCGGATATTCAACCAAAAAACTCATATGTAATAGGTGTTACAGGTAGTCCTGGCGTCGGAAAAAGCTCTTTTATCTCAAGATTGGTCTCATTTTACTCCAATAAAGGTCAGAATATTGGAATAATCCTGATTGATCCCAGCAGTCCTTTCAGTGGTGGGGCTTTTTTGGGAGATAGGGTAAGAATGTTTGATTTAACCAACTCTTCTAACGTTTATATCAGAAGTATAGCAAGTAGAGGAGCAATGGGGGGAGTTTGCAATTCAATTTATGATATTATTGATGTAATGAAGGCATTTGGCTTCGATACAATAATCATAGAAACCGTAGGAACCGGTCAATCAGAGATCGATATATTCTATGCTTGTGACACTACTCTTTTAATATTATCTCCTGATTCTGGTGACGAAATTCAAATTTATAAGGCAGGAATAATGGAAATAGCTGATTGCTATATTGTTAATAAGATAGATCTACCTAATTCCAAAAGGTTTTTAATGTACTTAGAAAATTATTTGGATTCAAGAAACGAAGGTGATAAAAAGGTTTTTGGCGTTAGTTCTACTGAAAACAAAGGATTTGAAAAAGTTTACCAATGGTTAGAAACTAGCAGAAAACACTTTCAAATCCATAATTCAAAAGAAAATTTAAGAAAAAAAAGTCGCGTTAAAAACTATCTTTTCCATCTGATAGAAAATTTCTTGGAAGGTTATTCTTTAGAAAATCAAGATGCCGATTCCCTTAAAAAAGACGTTATAGCATTCATCTGTGAAGAGGAGGGAAACAATGGAGCCCAAAATTGA
- a CDS encoding cobalamin B12-binding domain-containing protein: MSTKIRVLIAKPGLDGHDRGAKVLARTLRDAGMEVIYTGIRRTPEEIVEAAIQEDVDLIGLSILSGAHKKLCQKILNLLKEKEADIPVTLGGIIPEEDIPELKKMGIIEIFTPGTSLKEIIEKVKDIAMGRKV, translated from the coding sequence ATGAGTACGAAGATCCGTGTATTAATAGCTAAACCAGGCCTCGATGGTCATGACCGCGGAGCCAAAGTTTTAGCAAGAACACTAAGAGACGCTGGAATGGAAGTAATCTACACAGGCATAAGAAGAACCCCAGAAGAAATTGTTGAAGCGGCAATACAAGAAGATGTTGATTTAATTGGTTTATCTATACTTTCAGGTGCACACAAAAAGTTATGTCAAAAAATACTAAATTTACTAAAAGAAAAGGAAGCTGATATTCCCGTGACCCTCGGGGGAATCATTCCAGAAGAAGATATCCCAGAACTAAAGAAAATGGGCATAATCGAAATTTTCACCCCAGGTACTTCCTTAAAAGAAATCATCGAGAAGGTGAAAGATATTGCAATGGGAAGAAAAGTATGA
- a CDS encoding acyl-CoA mutase large subunit family protein has translation MFEREKIHEIENSKKEWEEKKLEPTLKRFPERKKEFVTSYEDKIERLYTPLDIKNLDYIKDLGFPGEYPFTRGVQPTMYRGKLWTMRQYAGFGSAEESNKRYKYLLEQGQTGLSIAFDLPTQIGFDSDDPMSEGEVGKVGVAIDSLRDMEILFDGIPLDKVSVSMTINSTAMILLAMLMAIAKKQGVPYEKLRGTIQNDILKEYIARGTYIFPPKESMKLIVDIFDYGSKNLPKFNLISISGYHIREAGANAVQEVAFTLADGISYVEAAIKAGLDPNEFGTNLSFFFNAHNNFLEEVAKFRAARKLWARIMKERFGVTDEKAMKLKFHTQTAGSTLTAQQPLNNIIRVTIQALAAILGGTQSLHTNSYDEALGLPTEQSVTVALRTQQIIAHEMGVSETVDPLGGSFAIEKLTLDIEKEAQKYLEKIDEIGGMVKAIEAGYPQKEILNSAYKTQKRIENKEQIIVGVNEYNSEKKEKIDILKVDEEQEEKQIEKLKNLKKKRDNTKVEQSLNRLKKAAVNEENLFPYVIECVENYSTVGEITKILKEVYGEYRESTTI, from the coding sequence ATGTTTGAAAGAGAAAAAATTCATGAAATAGAAAACTCAAAAAAAGAATGGGAAGAGAAAAAATTAGAACCTACCTTAAAACGTTTCCCAGAGAGAAAAAAAGAATTCGTTACCTCATATGAAGATAAGATTGAACGGCTTTACACGCCTTTAGATATAAAAAACTTAGATTACATTAAAGATTTAGGCTTCCCTGGTGAATATCCTTTCACCAGAGGTGTACAACCAACCATGTACCGTGGTAAGTTGTGGACTATGCGTCAATATGCAGGATTTGGGTCTGCAGAAGAATCAAACAAAAGATATAAATACTTATTAGAACAAGGCCAAACAGGTTTATCCATAGCCTTTGATCTACCAACACAAATAGGATTTGACTCAGACGATCCCATGTCCGAGGGGGAAGTAGGAAAGGTTGGAGTAGCAATAGATTCATTAAGAGATATGGAGATTCTTTTCGACGGCATCCCTCTAGATAAGGTAAGTGTTTCAATGACTATCAACTCAACTGCGATGATTTTATTAGCAATGTTAATGGCTATTGCAAAAAAACAAGGTGTTCCTTATGAAAAGCTCAGAGGCACTATTCAGAATGATATTTTAAAAGAATACATAGCAAGGGGCACTTACATATTTCCACCTAAAGAATCTATGAAGTTGATAGTAGATATCTTTGATTATGGAAGCAAAAACCTTCCAAAATTTAACTTAATAAGTATCAGTGGTTATCATATTAGAGAAGCGGGTGCTAATGCGGTTCAAGAAGTAGCTTTCACATTGGCAGATGGAATATCCTATGTCGAGGCGGCAATTAAAGCCGGTTTAGATCCAAATGAATTTGGAACAAACCTTTCATTCTTTTTTAACGCCCATAACAACTTTTTAGAAGAAGTGGCAAAATTCAGGGCCGCTAGAAAGTTATGGGCCAGGATTATGAAAGAGCGGTTCGGTGTGACGGATGAAAAGGCGATGAAGTTGAAATTTCATACCCAGACTGCTGGTTCCACGTTAACCGCACAACAACCTTTAAACAACATAATAAGGGTAACCATTCAGGCTTTGGCTGCAATTTTGGGGGGCACTCAATCACTTCACACTAACTCTTACGATGAGGCTTTAGGACTGCCTACAGAACAATCCGTTACCGTCGCTTTAAGAACACAACAAATCATAGCCCACGAAATGGGAGTAAGCGAAACTGTAGATCCCCTAGGGGGATCGTTCGCTATAGAAAAATTAACCTTAGACATAGAAAAAGAAGCTCAAAAATATTTAGAAAAAATAGATGAGATAGGTGGAATGGTAAAAGCCATAGAAGCAGGATATCCCCAAAAAGAAATATTAAACAGTGCTTATAAAACACAAAAAAGAATAGAAAACAAAGAACAGATCATAGTGGGGGTTAATGAATACAATTCTGAAAAGAAAGAAAAGATAGATATCCTAAAAGTTGATGAAGAACAAGAAGAAAAGCAAATAGAAAAATTAAAGAATTTAAAAAAGAAAAGAGATAACACAAAAGTAGAACAATCTTTGAACAGATTGAAAAAGGCTGCAGTAAATGAGGAAAACTTATTTCCATATGTAATAGAATGTGTAGAAAACTACTCCACAGTAGGTGAAATAACAAAAATTCTAAAAGAAGTTTATGGTGAGTATCGTGAAAGTACTACAATCTAA
- a CDS encoding DUF4416 family protein, which translates to MGMTKAPDLVNYLAHVFTAGDSDLWFYKMGLKELLEKHFGPIDYISSSLDFQRFTNYYNEEMGKNIRIDSRLVSFKYLSSPSFLPDAKLITNEIENNFSVDGKRKVNIDIGYLHHTQFVLASTKHWGNRIYIGKGIYAEITLMYNFGQWEPLKYTYANFKDPEYLNELDAIRDIYLKKRKNYIS; encoded by the coding sequence ATGGGAATGACTAAAGCACCAGATCTTGTAAATTATTTGGCACATGTATTTACTGCTGGAGATTCTGATTTATGGTTTTATAAGATGGGTTTGAAAGAGTTGCTCGAAAAACATTTTGGACCAATTGACTATATTTCTTCTTCATTAGATTTTCAGCGCTTTACCAATTATTATAACGAAGAAATGGGTAAAAATATACGAATTGATTCAAGGTTGGTGAGTTTTAAATATCTAAGTTCTCCCAGTTTTTTGCCTGATGCGAAATTGATAACGAATGAAATTGAGAATAACTTCTCGGTTGATGGTAAAAGAAAAGTAAATATAGACATCGGCTATCTTCACCACACTCAATTTGTTTTAGCGAGCACAAAACATTGGGGAAATAGGATTTATATTGGCAAAGGTATATATGCGGAAATTACCTTAATGTACAATTTTGGGCAATGGGAACCTCTCAAATACACTTACGCTAATTTTAAAGATCCTGAATATTTAAATGAGTTAGATGCTATCAGAGATATTTATCTGAAGAAAAGAAAAAATTATATATCGTAA
- a CDS encoding AI-2E family transporter — protein MLSQGGWLSLIYLVVFLFLAHFSPFIIAALILGVFLSMLIEAPQNLFSKVMNSKLSAVLSHILVLGLVLYAAITFFPVIINEGRTLFSMLSSLTIPQEEALTQLPEWLVTFINDLNKNLSDFALGLMNQLLSSIPNLITSAIVLVVTTAAIGSLKTITKNNLWKLYPVNDREKGLKFIKDTYSQFERFVHGQFLTAIMVGTFIGLTSFIFRIPSALFLGILAWITDFIPYLGVVISAVPLLMLAFTENGLIGLIIGLAILTIANQLEMWFFSPRIQSNALDLHWFVIIISILLFGELFSFLGILIALPIVVYLRNFWEYFVLKIK, from the coding sequence TTGTTGTCACAAGGTGGTTGGTTGTCACTAATATATTTAGTTGTATTTCTGTTTTTGGCTCATTTTTCTCCTTTTATTATTGCAGCGTTGATTTTGGGTGTTTTTTTGTCTATGCTCATAGAAGCACCACAAAATTTGTTTTCTAAGGTTATGAATTCTAAATTATCTGCTGTTTTATCGCATATACTTGTCTTAGGGTTAGTCTTATATGCCGCGATTACGTTTTTCCCCGTTATTATTAATGAAGGTAGGACCCTGTTTTCTATGCTTTCTTCTTTAACAATTCCTCAAGAAGAAGCACTGACTCAACTGCCTGAATGGTTGGTAACATTTATCAATGATTTGAACAAAAATCTTTCTGATTTTGCTTTAGGCTTGATGAACCAGCTTTTATCATCCATTCCAAATTTGATAACTTCAGCTATAGTCTTGGTGGTAACAACTGCGGCTATAGGTTCCTTAAAAACGATCACCAAGAATAATTTATGGAAACTTTACCCTGTAAATGACAGAGAAAAAGGTTTGAAATTTATAAAGGATACCTACTCACAATTTGAAAGATTTGTACATGGCCAATTTTTGACAGCTATAATGGTAGGAACTTTCATTGGGTTAACGTCTTTCATCTTTCGTATACCTAGTGCACTTTTTTTAGGTATTTTAGCTTGGATCACCGATTTTATTCCCTATTTAGGAGTAGTTATTTCGGCAGTTCCTTTATTGATGTTAGCTTTTACAGAAAACGGGCTAATCGGTCTAATAATAGGTTTAGCAATTTTAACTATTGCTAATCAGTTGGAAATGTGGTTCTTCAGTCCGAGAATCCAAAGTAATGCTCTCGATTTACATTGGTTTGTAATAATAATATCTATACTTTTATTTGGTGAGTTATTTAGTTTTTTAGGCATTCTTATCGCCCTTCCGATAGTTGTTTATCTTAGGAACTTTTGGGAATATTTTGTGTTAAAAATCAAGTGA